ATCGTGAACGAGGACGGTGTTGTCCGGCTTGACGATCGTCGTCACGCGGCCGCGGTACTCCTCGCGGTCGGCGTCCTCGGCGATGACGGTGCAGTCGCCGGCCAGAACTCGGATCGCGTCGTCGATCATAGGACCGTTGGCCGCGGTTTCGTACTTAAACCCGCGGTTGGTGCCGCGGATGGAAAAGAGCCGACGAACCGGTCTGCGGTCGACGGGCTCGGACGGTCGTCGACGCGCTTCCTCGGCCCGGCGGCTCAGTCGAGACAAACGTACGTTCGCGTCGTGCCGATCCCCTCGAGCGGTCGAATTTCAGACGTGATAGCCGCGAGGACGTCGTGGGGCTCGTCACCCTCCAACTCGACGATAACGTCGAAATCGCCCGCGATAGCGTGTGCTTCGACGACCGAATCGAGTTCCCGGACGCGGTGACACACGTCCTCGGTCGTTCCGGTTGCGGCGTCGACCATCGTGAATGCG
This window of the Natrinema salifodinae genome carries:
- a CDS encoding Lrp/AsnC family transcriptional regulator; this encodes MVRAFTMVDAATGTTEDVCHRVRELDSVVEAHAIAGDFDVIVELEGDEPHDVLAAITSEIRPLEGIGTTRTYVCLD